The genomic stretch CTTGTTTTAGTCCGTATAAGGATTTGACAAGTTTACACACCTTTTGTTCATTTCCAGGAAGCAGGTAGCCTTCCGGTTGTTTCATGTAGATTTCCTCATCGAGATCTCCATTTAGGAACGctgttttaacatccatctgatggATTATAagatcattcaaagatgttaaggcaaacaacaatctaatagtagttGTTCTTGCCACTGGTGCGTATGTGTCGAAGTAATCTATGCCTTCTTTCTGTCTAAATCCTTTTGCCACTAATCTGGCTTTATAAGTGTTTAGAGTACCATCGCTATGGTATTTCTTCttaaacacccacttgcatccaatgggccttgatcccttaggtaagtcaacaagttcccaagtgtggtttgatacaattgaatccatttcatcttggatagcATCTTTCCAAAAAGTGGAGTCCCTTGAAGTTATTGCTTCCTTATAAGTTTTTGGATCATCTTCCACTTGAAGAATAATTGGAATGCGTTGAACAAAGTTCTTACAATTTCCCTCAACAAGATAAAAGGAAATAGATTGAGAATCAATCTCATCTGGTCCTAGATTCTTTGTTTTCCGAATTCTCTTGCTTATCCTAGGCTCGGGTTGTGGTTCAATGATTATAGGAGTGCCTTCAGTTTGTATTTCTACAATCCGAGAAGAGTTATCTTCATGAGATTCTTTATTAGTGGCCGACTCCGATCCTTTATCCTTTGTGATAAGGTTTTCAAAGAATTCTACATCCCGGGATTCAACAATTACATTAGATTCTAGATTTAAGAGTCTATATGCTTTACTGTGTTGTGCATATCCTACAAAAGCACATCTTATTCCTCGAGGACCCAACTTGGTTCTTTTAGGATCCATGTTTTTGTAGTATGCCACACACCCCCACACTTTAAAGTAACCGATATTTGGCGCTCTGCCTTTCCATGACTCATATGAAGATATACCAGTTTTCTTTAACGGAATTTTATTGATTATATGACAGGCGGACAATAATGCCTCACCCCACAAGTTAAGGGGTAATTTAGAATGCATCAACATggcattcatcatctcttgatatgttcgattctttctttctgccatgccattttgttgcGGTGTTCGTGGTGCCGAACATTCATGTATTATACCGTGCTCTTCACAGAATGCATCAAATTCAATTGAAAAGTATTCGCCGCCCCTATCACTTCTAAGGACCTTTATActtttatttaattgattttcgACTTCTGCTTTATAAGTCTTAAAGGCATTAAATgcatcatctttatgctttaagAGATATACATGAGTGTATCTAGAGGAATCGTCTATGAATGTAATAAAGTATCTATTCCCTCCACGTGTCAACATGCCATTAAATTCGCACAAATCTGAGTGCACAAGATCAAGTAATTTCGTTTTcctttcaacacttttgaaaggcttcttaatcatttttgattcaacacataattcacattttttgaaatcctttatattacatgaaattagtccagatttaattagtctcttcataGAACTAATACCACAATGTGCTAATCTATTATGCCATAAAGAAACGAAATCAAGCATGTAAGCGGAATTAGaaattttattaataatattatcATTAGTACATAGTTTGATCATTCCCTCTGCGGAATATCCTTTTCCAATGAATACACCATTACGGGTCAAAATAAGTTTGCCCGATTCATATACAGATTTAATACCCGGTTTTCCCAATAAATCCCCACTAACAAGATTCCTATTCATGTCTGGAACACGAAGCACATTTACAAGTGTAACTTTCTTTCCAGAAGTGAAGTTAAGTTCGACCGAACCGGTTCCAACAACTTTAGAGCGGACTTCATTTCCCATTTGTACCTCTTGTCCATCAATTGCTTCAGAATAGGTTTTGAATGCAGCCTTGTCATAAGTAACATGCACCGTAGCACAAGTGTCATACCACCAACCTTCAACTTTTCCTTTGATTGCCATAATTTCGCTCACTGTAGCAATTATGTCATCATCTGATCGAATTGCATTGATCTCATTTTTTGCTTTATTTTTTCTGCAATCTCGAGCATAGTGTCCAGGTTTACCGCATACGAAACATCCGTTCTTTGGACCTTTATGACCGCCAGAGTTCTTGAACTTGTTATGTTCTTTCTTTGGTCAAAGATGACTCTTCATGCCATCATGTCTCTTCTTTCCCTTGTTGGTCACAGCGTTTGTTTTGAAATGAGTAGGGGGTTCTGATTTCTCCCTCTCCTTCGATTCCTCCTCGATTCGAAGATGTTTCTGAATTTTCTCCAAGGAGAAGTCCTCAGAACTGTGCAACAATTTCTTTCGGTAGCCTTTCCATGAAGGTGGTAATTTTGCAATAATTGCACCGACTTGGAAGGTCTCAGGGATGTCTATTTTTACTGCCTTTATTTTATTGACCAGAACTTGCAATTCATGCACTTGGGGAAGAATGGGCTTAGAATCTAAGAATTTAAAATCGAAATATTTAGATATTAAGAACTTCTTCGTACCTTCCTCTTCAGCCTTGAACTTGAATTCTAGTGCCTTCCATATTTCTGTTGCCGATGGATTATCTGTGTAGAGGTCGTAGAGACGATCAGATAAAGTATTCAGAATGTGTCCACGGCAAAGCAGTTCGATCTCCTTGCGTTTCTTGCGCTCCTTCTTGAGttcttccgaatcattttctgttgGTTCAGGTATTGGTTGTAGGTCGGGATCAAGAACATAGTGAACCTTCAGGGCAGTCAATAGGAATGTCATCTTGTCTTGCCATCTTGTGTAATTTGTTCCATCAAATCGATCTAACTTGACAAGATCCTGGTtcatcactttgatgcttgaaacagCAGCGTCTGAAGCCATTATGTTACTAATACTTTTAAGATTGTTAGAAAATTCGGTAAAATTAAATGGATCCAGGACTGAATCGTGATTGagaatcactttccttaaaagtatttcaagcactcttttattatgtcttagagttggaaaatgcaagaacactcaggataatatcagccttaatttcgagtctgcacaagacaagtgaagaacccgaaatgcaaggaaggtttttctggaatttggaagagaaatacgtttttagttcttatgttatttttctgaatagaatcatatatttataggagatatggatgttgtttcaaaagtttgcaacctttgatgaaacaacaccatttcaccataaaacacaatgtttcatatatgacactatttcatgaaaagatatgaaaattgaattcaaaattcaaacaaaacaataactaaATTAACTCTTTTGTCATACTATTAAGTCACACTTTCTATGTGGGACTTAAAGCAAAGCATTAAATGCTATTTATtcttttgtcattttggaactaaTATTGCAAAACAATTTCCAACATGAACTTATGATCATTTCACAAATTTGTTCTATGGAAACAAGAGTGTGATCATTTCAAAAATTTGTTCAAGAGAAGTGCCACATTCAAAGTTGACTCTTCTTCTCCATATTCTAGTTTCTCGATGTTGTGTATATCTTCTTGAAATTAATGTCAATTTAGCACACAAGTCTTTTAGCTTCAACTCAGTTTTTGGAAACTCCTTTTTACTAAGGGCGTAATGACTATGTCAAGCTTAAACCAATCTTAATCAATTAATGAAAGAAATCTCAATCATAATAAATGGTTTGAAACTCCAAAGCTGGTGACCCTGAATAAATGTCAGTTAGATCACTATCTTAATCAAAAGGACAGGGAGGACCCTGAACTTCTATTGCTCAAACTACTGAGAAAGATGAGGAGGAACACGAGATGAAGCAGACTTATGAGGAGGACCTCGAACTTTTATTGCCCCACAAAACTTCATTTCTTTGAGGCATTTCATTGAACAGTTCATATGCATGATCAAGCTGAAAAGGTATTCCTTTGCTATAGGTGTCAATCTCTTTGGAAATCTTTCTGAACCCATCTTAATTTTCTTCTACCATGCGCATCAAGCTCATTGGTTCGCAATGTAGAATCAGAGAATGAGTAGGAAGAGAGTTCAGTGGCTTTGAAATTATGTTAGTAACATGAAAATGGTGCTTTAGACCAATTTGTTAACATTGTAGGTGCTGCTTTGGAAATGGAACACCAACAAATTCAACATTCTTGAATAATCTTATGGGAATGTTGCCAACTAAGAATATGCAGTTAGTAATATGAATTTATTAGTTTATGTTTGAATCACTAATTTAGGGAGGTTTATAATGCCGCAATCTACTCTGTTTTTTGTAGTCAAGCAAAATGTTGACTTTAAATGATGTGTCGTGTCATGTCAGCTTCCGTTAGATCGAGTAGACAACAATAGTCAAAATTGTGGAGGGAAAACTGTTAGGAAGACCATTCTTTGAAGGGAATTTTTATAAGGACAAAAACCAGATTTTGGATTATTTATAGGTAAGAAAACCATATTTAATACTAAAATAAATGAGTTTTTAGAATTTGTCAAGAAAGGGGTGAAAACAGAATGAGAAAGGGTACAAAAAGCATGTGTGCCAGGGCAAGATACAATCCAAGACACAAAAAGCACCAAATAGGTTGAAGAGCAAGAGGGTGATCAATTAGGTAATCTACGCGTTGATTTAATATTTTCCTCAAAGTCAATCAAATATGTGCATTAACGACAAACACGCGAGATCTTCAAAAATTGTCATGATATAATATATTAGGGCCTTAATCTAATAGATTATATGGTCTTTTTTGAAAAGATCTGACTCTCATATTTTCTGGGCAGAATCTTCATTGAATTTGTGTAAGTTTTGCATGCTCAAACCACTATATGAAGCACTACAAATAGGTAAATTCCCTTCTTTTGTATCTCATATTTTATTCTTGTGTGTGATAATACCTCTTTAGTAttccatcatcatcatcatgacACCCAAAAGGATGAGATTTGTCTCTCCATCATCTCCTTTCATTGGTGATTTCTCATCACAAAAACAACAAGAAGTAAGGTTCTTTCTAGAATTTGAATTTTCCAATATCTTTGTCGATCTCAAATTAACAACATTCATCTGCAACCCTCCAAGAAAAGTGAACCCGTCCTTAGTCAAAATGTTCTTTTCAAATCTTTACTTCACCGATGGAATAATTTATTCTGAAGTACGAAAACATAAGATATCCCTACCTTTGAAAGACTTTGTGAATATTTTGGATCTTCCACATTATGGAGTTATCTTCAATCTAGAAGAATAAGAGGGCAACTTCAACTACAAGACGGTTGCCTCCTCATTTATGATCAATCTAAAGTCTATGGTACTTGCCCCCATACATTTTTGTATTTGTGCTCCCTAAAATTTGTGCGATTCTATATGTGGTAAATTACATAATCATTCCAAATAAAAGCAACTCCAATCACCTAACAACATCTGACGTTGCAAATGTGGTGattgaaaataaaattgaaacACATTAGCCAAGTTAAGTGATACAACGCATGTTTGCAAGCAAAAGAAAAAGGATATGCCTACCACGTGATGACTTGGCTACAAAGATCCTAGAACTCACCAACTTCAACCTTGAAGGATAATATTCTGAGGAAGATGTAACAAACATAGGAGAAGTTATGCTAGGAATGATAAGGCACGAGATTATCAATTGAAAAATAATTCAAAAACCCTCTAGAGGGAAGAAAAGAGGAATGGAACAGGAGAATTAAGAAACACCCATGAATCTGTAAGATTTTTACTATGGCATCCCCAAAATTCCTTCCGCTGAAGACCTActcaagaaaattatccagagATTAAATATGACAAATGAGAAGATCAACTTTTTGTCTTTTCACTTTTCCCAAGACTTGAGACAACTACCTTTATGGATGTTCACTGATATTGATGAGGATAATAAAAAGTAGCCTCACTCATGTGTTTTTTAGTCTTTAAGTGTGTTTAACTTTTCGACTCTTATACGTTATTTCAATTCCTGCATTTTTTTGCTTTCTATAATTTGAATTACAACATTTTGAACTAATAAAATGTTTTTTTATTAGTAATGTGTATGACTATGTGAACAATGTGCTTACATATTTTAAAATTTGACTTACGTCTTTACTCGCCTTTTTTACCATGACAAAGAGGGAGAAGTATACTCTTATGTGGATTACGGTATACTATCTACTCATGTGAGGGTGATTTTAACCACTCCAAATTTTATTCAATTGCCTTTATTTTACCACCTTCCTGGGAGatgtgttgtcatcatcaaaatatGAGAGAATATGGAACTATATGCTTGCAGGTATAATCAAGTAATGATCAAAGCTCATATACAAGCAATGTCTATCTATTCTTAATGATGTCACaattttgatgatgacaacatCTATTGTTAACTACTCATGAATTCAAGCAATGATTGAAGCTAGCTCAAATGGTCAAAGATGCACAAAATGGTTGATCAAGTTATTCCTTTAAACCAAGCTAAAGAATTAGGGTTTATGATCACCGGTGATATCTTCTGATGATGGTGACTAACTTTAAGATATCTAAACTCTCACCACCAAGAATATTCAAGTGAAGTTCTTATATGATTGGCATATCCGACAAAAGAACTTGAAGCTTCAAAGTATGAAAGAGATGATGTGTCTTGATCATGTTCATCTGAGTGATCTGTGTATTATAAATACACAAGGGTGTTTTATCAAGTAGTAGGGAtaaaacacacacacacatacacacatataaatttaaaagtatttttgaagcctctcttttttaattaaaatgacCCCAAAAAATTGAAATCTAGCCAGATAAATTGGGAACTATCAAATTGATTAGGACAAGTTTTTGATTTTTATAATCAATTAGAAGAAATACCTAATCGATTAAATGAGGGTCAATCAAGTCCATAATCGATTTTGATCGTGTCGTAATGAATGGCAACAAATCTCTATCAAAATTCAAAATCTTCTAATTTGGGAAGCAATAATCGATTATTGCATGTACCTAATCGATTAGGTCATTTATTTTTCCCATGAATTGTTTCCTAAAATGAACAAACTCTAAGCCTATGAATAAAAGGTTCCCTTTAATTCAAATCATCCAGATAAACATGAATATCTCACTTTTCCTTTTTCTTAAACTCTCTCTAAaattatttgtttttctttcacATATTTAGTCATAGGACTTTGAGAGCATTCTTGAGTTTAGTGAGAAAATTATTCTGGGTGAAGGACGTTATTATAAATTTACCAAGAGTTCTTTTTCCTTTTGAGTAAATTATTTTTCCTTAGAAAGTAGTCTTTTGGGTTTTGGAGTTAAACTATTGCAAAAGCTTTTTTGGGGATTAGTATAAGTCTCAATTTAGTTCGTGAGCTCCACCGTTGAAAAAAACTCTTCTTTTCGTTTCGTAAAGAATAACTAGAGAAAAATATTCACAATAGTTTTTTTAGCAGAGCCCAATTAAAAGCTCTATCGATTCGAGATTTGTCTGGTATAAAATCTGACTCGATTTCTGAGTTCAACATATGTAAAAAACCAATAGGTTCGAGATCAACCCggtaaaaaaaattgatttgGTTTGTGGTCAGCCTGTGTAAAACCTCGATTCGATTCGAATGATAGCCAACTTAAAATTCCAACTTGGTTCGATATCATCATGTGCAAAATCTCAATTTAGTTTCGAGACTAACCGCTCGAAGCTCTATTCATTATTTTGCGTGAAGACTAACAGTTTCACTCCCAACTCGTTGTATGGTTAAAAGTTAGCTTGaaacttcattttccttgtataAAGGGGGTTCGTAGGACTAACCTTCTAAAAGATCTCAAGAATTATTGAATACTCTCAAGATCAGTTTTTAGGCAGAGGAGTATGTCACTTATTTAAGACCGAACCTCGAGAAATCTTTATTGTTGTCTATTTTTTTTGAACTCTTCTACTTTCTGCTTATTTTCTTTATCATGATTTTCCGATGCATACCCAAATattttttagaaaatattttcaaacttTGATTTAAAAGATAAATTAGTTTTAAACTATCATTTTTTTAAACTTCCAGAATTCACCATCTCCCTCTTGTGTAAGGAGTCACATGTTCAACATTTAATAGGTTTATGTATATTAGTAGGTTGACTGTGATTTTCATAATTCAAAAGGAATCTTGATGGCTCTATTAGCAGTTCTGGAAAGTAGTATAAGCCTCTTCCATTAAGAAATACTTCAAGCAAGACATGTTTAGAAACTCGAGATTTCACACGACACTTATCAGTAAGAAACTTAAATACAACTTGGTTATCTTTTGAAAATTTTGACATTGACATCAAGTTTCTTGTTATACAAGGCACAAATAGAATATCCTTAGATGTTAAGATCCTCTTATAATTAGACTTGGAAGTATTAATGAAAGAGTTTATCCATTAAATTTCTAAGGATCGATCGTTTGCAACACATACCCTTCTAAAACATACTTAAGACCTCTTGGTATGTAAAACATGAGCATATGGTTTAAGGTGATGGGAGGCACCTTAATCAGTAAACAAGGCTTTAGCTTCAAGCTCTGTAGATAAAAAAGAAACACTATTGTGTTGTAGCCATCATGTTTATGGCATGTGATCGAATGTGGATGCATCATGCTTGTCACTTGTTGTATATTGATTTACTTATTAACTTGGTTAGTAGGAGAGGTCATAATCGCCTAATCAAACTTGTTCTAGCAATCAATAATTGAGTGGCTATATTTTCCGCATAATTGACACTTATGTCGATTTCTAGTTCAACTTCAACCTTTTCCATGACTTCTGTCTTGAGACATTCAACCCATATCATAAGTATCATAGAAAATATCATTGCACATAACTTGTTTGTTTATTTGTATGAGTTACATCTTCAAAGATAATTCACACATCTAATTCTTGTCGAAATTTATCCCATACATTTGCATTAAAAATGATATTTATCTCTCTATAGGCCATTAAGAATGAATTCAATTTGATCTTGCTCTGAGATGGAAACACCAAATGCGAGTAAAGAATTGACAATGGCTTTGATTCGCAACAATACTCAATATTGAAGTGATTATCTTTCTTCATCAATTTTAACTCAACTCGCAATTTTCTAACTCTCGCCTACATCTACACATTGAAATATTGGTGAATTTTATTACTCACTTCAAATGCATGTTTGCATGATAAGACTCTTGGTAATACCAAATCAGGGATCGTCAAAAGAAGCCATATGAACACATTTTGATCTTGCATAATCCAATATTCATACTCTTCAAAAACTTTTCCTTCAAGTCAATCTTGATTTATCTTGAACATCGGCAAAATTTGAGGATTCACTGTCAATTTGTTTGTACATTCTTTGAGGGAGCGATAATCGCTCCCTTAACTTGTTGATTCCTTAGAGTGGTTGTCTTATAACCTGATGGAAAACTTTGCACCAAAATTGTGGCTCGAGCTCAAATCATAGACATCAAAACTAGAAGAAATTAGTTGCAAAGTTCGGACAAAATTGGTTATTATGGTAGTTTGTATAGGATCTACCATGGTTAGTTCACATGTGAGGTAGAAGAGAGAGGAAGAAATAAGAAGTTCTTGAATTTAGTAATGATTGTGATTACAAAAAGTTAGTTACATATAACTGAATTTGTTAGGGCAATGAAAGTAGATCTAATCAGGTGAATGGATTTAATGGAAGCTCAACTCCCTTGCATTTAACATTCATTGATCAAATATTTACAAAGAGACTAATGCAGTATTTATATACATTTACATCAATTTCTACCGTTGTATTTATATCAGTTCCAATCTGCCTAAGATATACAAACACATAGCTAACATAAGGCACATATACACAATAGAGTTCTACTTCTCTAATAATTTCAATAATGTAATATTTCTTTTCTAATATAATTCATTATCATTTCTATTTTATATTTTTCAATATTTCATTCATCAAAGTAATAGATATTTATAAGAGAATGGAGCAATTGTGTGGTaattgttgaattgtaattccttgtatcgaagcatgttgctcgatagagtaaggaagtgtcaaaccacttatgcctattttagtagtgttagctatttttgatttttatagttttggaCTTTGGCTTGAGttccaagttaacctaaatctataaatagatgtagtaacccttatttttgtaacAGAAGTGAATAGAGAGCATTCATAACATTGcattcacagtattttgcagttgcaaagtgaataagaagttttccacggtttgtgggcagagagaaactctgcagaattttattcttcttctccttcatcgttctatacactttctttctccatttttcttctcttttcgttattattgtgtgggtaataacaatcttgttcatcaagattgattgaaattctccataggttttgggggatttctaacatttggtatcaagagctccggttaATCGATTTGCGAGAAGAAAGTCACCAtggcaatgaatcatccaaacgggcattttccagcaaatcttccgattctcaagagcaacaattatgagaattggtgcaagcagataaaggttctgttttgttatcaagatctttgggatcttgtgaaggaaggagtagcaacgcttgcagaagccgcgacggatcaagaaaaggttgcacataaagaattaaagaagaaagattataaagctctctttataatccatcaatgtgttgatgcagataactttgaaaaggttagtgatgcagagtcaatgaaagaagcatgggaaattctggagaaatcgtttggaggcgtggagaaggtgaaagaggtgaggttacaaactcacaaaagaacgtatgaattgcttcagatgaaagacaatgaaagcataattgatttcttcatcaaggttacgaaactggtgaatcaaatcaaggtatgtggagaagtgttgacatcaagatctgttgttggaaagatcttgaggtcgttggctccaaagttcgaccacgtggtagtagccatagaagagtcgaaagatttgtcgAAACTGAAAAAGGAAGAACTTCAAGGgatgcttgaatctcatgaacaaagaatggctgaaagagttgcaggaaagtcgaagagtgatatggctttgcaggctcaattAGCAAAAGAAATAAAAGGCAAAGGTAGCTGGAATAGACACAAAGGCAGAGAGGGTTATAATAATTCGACTcgtcgaaatcagcaagaaggaaactggttgaatcagagaaaaccctagaaccaaggcaaccaaagaggtggtgttgcaggtagaggaagaggcggtggtcaaaatccagacaagagtcacatttagtgttacaattgtcaaaggtatggtcactattcttgtgattgtccagaaaagcaggagaatcaagaaacttatgcaaagttggcgaaacatgaagaagaagagatgttgttaatggttacaacaagagaagaagagaagttcaaggaccaatggtacttggactcaggataCTCATCACACATGTTTGGAAGAaaatattggtttgtcaacataaagccctcaatgaagaacatgctgaaatttgcaaatgacaacactctagcaactgaaggtgttggtgatgttttgattatgaggaaagatggcaagaggtcattaatttcaaatgtgttatacataccaggcatgaagagtaatttgctcaatatagggcagttagtcgaaaagaactacaaggtcTTGATCGAATACAAaatgatgagagttctcgactcaaatggaaagttgatcttgaaggctccaatgtctcagaatagaaccttcaagattggACTAAATATGATGGAGCATAAGTGTcttgcaacagcagccaacaTAGACGAATGGATATGGAATTACAGACTTGGgcatctcaatttcaaagacatcagagatttgaaga from Lathyrus oleraceus cultivar Zhongwan6 chromosome 7, CAAS_Psat_ZW6_1.0, whole genome shotgun sequence encodes the following:
- the LOC127102890 gene encoding uncharacterized protein LOC127102890; its protein translation is MASDAAVSSIKVMNQDLVKLDRFDGTNYTRWQDKMTFLLTALKVHYVLDPDLQPIPEPTENDSEELKKERKKRKEIELLCRGHILNTLSDRLYDLYTDNPSATEIWKALEFKFKAEEEGTKKFLISKYFDFKFLDSKPILPQVHELQVLVNKIKAVKIDIPETFQVGAIIAKLPPSWKGYRKKLLHSSEDFSLEKIQKHLRIEEESKEREKSEPPTHFKTNAVTNKGKKRHDGMKSHL